In Arthrobacter sp. StoSoilB5, one genomic interval encodes:
- a CDS encoding TetR/AcrR family transcriptional regulator C-terminal domain-containing protein, which translates to MSSASPDRLPLSRERVLTCAVELADESGISALTIRSLAQRMGTKPMSLYYYVANKDQILDGIVDMVFGEVELPAPSGNWREEMHNRANAMRAALARHPWAVGLLESRSSPGPATLRHHEATLATLRSAGFSVQLTAHAYAALDSYIYGFALQEAALPFEGRDTAAEITTPIMERFSTGEYPHMVEIAVEHVLKPGYDFGDEFDFGLNLILDGLSRLMGDAGTAAE; encoded by the coding sequence GTGTCCTCTGCAAGCCCGGACCGCCTTCCGCTCAGTCGCGAAAGGGTTCTCACATGCGCCGTCGAACTGGCCGACGAGTCGGGAATATCCGCGCTGACCATCCGCTCCCTCGCGCAACGCATGGGCACCAAGCCGATGTCGCTGTACTACTACGTGGCCAACAAGGACCAGATCCTGGACGGCATTGTGGACATGGTCTTCGGCGAAGTTGAACTGCCTGCGCCTTCCGGGAACTGGCGGGAGGAAATGCACAACCGGGCCAACGCCATGCGCGCCGCCCTCGCTCGGCATCCGTGGGCAGTAGGGCTGTTGGAAAGTCGCTCCTCCCCTGGCCCCGCAACACTCCGACACCATGAGGCGACGCTGGCCACCTTGAGATCAGCAGGATTTTCGGTCCAACTAACCGCCCACGCGTACGCAGCGCTGGACAGCTACATTTACGGTTTTGCCCTCCAGGAGGCAGCCCTGCCGTTCGAAGGCCGTGATACTGCGGCCGAAATCACCACGCCCATTATGGAGCGATTCTCAACCGGAGAGTACCCGCACATGGTGGAAATCGCCGTCGAACACGTCCTCAAACCCGGTTACGACTTCGGCGACGAATTCGACTTCGGACTGAACCTGATTCTTGACGGCCTCAGCCGACTGATGGGCGATGCAGGTACAGCAGCCGAATAG
- a CDS encoding glycoside hydrolase family 15 protein — protein sequence MARIEDYAIIGDLNTAALVARDGSIDWMCLPRFDSPACFAALLHNPEAGRWLMAPANAAARNGGNCTRRRYRPDTLILETEWEVDGGAVRVTDFMPVRDDAVDLVRIVEGLSGEVAMRGELILRFDYGRVVPWVRHGKHGISAVAGPDSAYITTPAPLKGQDRRTISEFTVRAGERVPFVLRWAPSHEPEPRRIDSAKAFQATESFWREWIGRSEMEGKYKDPVERSLITLKALTYAPTGGIVAAATTSLPEQLGGSRNWDYRYCWLRDATLTLQSLLAAGYTEEAGAWREWLLRAIAGDPSELQIVYGLDGARRLPEADIPWLSGYENSLPVRIGNAAAPQLQLDVWGEVLDGLSLTRAASPAGTVDTSWDIQVALMEFLEGAWDQPDNGLWEMRGPRRHFTHSKVMAWVAADRMVKGVRTSGLPGPDDRWEALRNEIHSEVMTHGFDEKLNSFVQSYDSKELDASLLLIPRVGFLGRRHPRVAGTVKAIQEGLTDDGLVLRYRTESGHDGLPGHEGVFLACSFWLVDALLGIGHAGQATALFERLLTLRNDVGLLSEEWDPETQRQLGNTPQAFSHFPLIHCALQLHHGEAHSSDTPLRSPKHPEQGTDQLPQQAISEGGPGTLHPAPRKRRETSR from the coding sequence ATGGCCAGAATTGAGGACTACGCAATCATCGGGGACTTGAACACGGCGGCTTTGGTGGCCCGGGATGGGTCCATCGACTGGATGTGCCTGCCGCGTTTCGACTCGCCGGCATGTTTCGCCGCCTTGTTGCATAACCCTGAAGCTGGGCGGTGGCTCATGGCGCCCGCAAATGCAGCGGCCCGGAACGGCGGGAACTGCACGCGTCGCCGGTACCGTCCGGACACCTTGATCCTGGAAACGGAATGGGAAGTAGACGGCGGCGCAGTCCGGGTCACCGACTTCATGCCCGTCCGTGATGATGCCGTGGATCTGGTGCGTATTGTGGAAGGCCTATCCGGCGAAGTCGCCATGCGTGGGGAGTTGATTCTCCGCTTCGACTACGGCCGCGTCGTGCCGTGGGTACGTCACGGCAAGCACGGAATCAGTGCCGTAGCCGGCCCCGATTCTGCCTATATCACCACGCCCGCTCCGCTGAAAGGCCAGGACAGGCGCACAATCAGCGAGTTCACCGTCCGCGCCGGGGAACGCGTCCCCTTTGTGCTTCGCTGGGCACCAAGCCATGAGCCGGAGCCCCGACGCATCGACTCCGCCAAGGCATTTCAAGCCACGGAATCGTTCTGGCGCGAGTGGATTGGCCGCAGCGAGATGGAGGGCAAGTACAAGGATCCGGTGGAGCGATCCCTGATAACCCTCAAGGCTTTGACCTATGCCCCCACGGGAGGCATCGTTGCTGCTGCTACAACGTCCCTTCCCGAGCAACTGGGCGGCTCCCGCAACTGGGACTACCGCTATTGCTGGCTGCGCGATGCAACACTGACGCTGCAGTCCTTGCTTGCCGCCGGATACACGGAAGAAGCAGGGGCTTGGAGGGAATGGCTACTCCGCGCTATAGCCGGCGATCCTTCCGAACTCCAGATCGTTTACGGCTTGGACGGTGCCCGCAGGCTACCGGAAGCCGATATCCCGTGGCTTTCGGGCTACGAAAATTCCCTGCCGGTCCGCATCGGAAACGCTGCGGCCCCCCAGTTGCAACTGGACGTTTGGGGCGAGGTACTGGACGGACTCTCGCTGACCCGGGCGGCATCCCCGGCCGGCACCGTGGACACCTCCTGGGACATTCAAGTGGCCTTGATGGAATTCCTGGAGGGGGCTTGGGACCAGCCAGACAATGGGCTGTGGGAGATGCGCGGCCCCCGCCGGCATTTCACGCATTCCAAGGTGATGGCATGGGTAGCTGCAGATCGCATGGTCAAGGGCGTAAGAACTTCCGGACTGCCCGGCCCCGACGACCGTTGGGAGGCCCTGCGCAACGAGATCCATTCAGAGGTCATGACGCACGGGTTCGATGAAAAACTCAACAGCTTTGTACAGTCCTACGACAGCAAGGAGCTGGACGCCAGCCTGCTCCTCATCCCCCGCGTCGGCTTTCTGGGACGTCGGCACCCCCGCGTGGCGGGAACGGTTAAAGCCATCCAGGAAGGCCTCACCGATGATGGCCTGGTGTTGCGCTACCGAACCGAGTCCGGCCACGACGGCTTGCCCGGCCATGAGGGAGTCTTCCTTGCGTGCTCGTTCTGGCTGGTGGATGCGCTACTGGGCATCGGCCATGCCGGGCAGGCTACGGCACTGTTCGAGCGATTATTGACGCTCCGAAACGATGTTGGGCTGCTCAGCGAGGAATGGGATCCCGAAACCCAACGACAGCTGGGCAATACCCCGCAAGCGTTCAGCCACTTTCCGCTGATCCACTGCGCCCTTCAGCTCCATCACGGCGAAGCCCACAGCAGTGACACGCCCCTGCGTAGCCCGAAACACCCGGAACAAGGAACTGACCAGCTCCCACAACAGGCCATCTCCGAAGGCGGACCGGGCACGCTTCATCCGGCGCCACGAAAGCGCCGCGAGACCAGTCGGTGA
- a CDS encoding phage tail protein has protein sequence MPYIVDFKNVSVEGLESSPVAEALAGLRANEARYYKNKYDHAFTVSPASEVPEVVDRVSRILKEERDIVIDSRPLEATTFEVEGLRMDYVFYESGLSINVMYSIEDGGKRAVGFKLAEGMDVPEELASRFKFARQKSKLAGVIRGSYFVIKGEY, from the coding sequence TTGCCGTACATCGTTGACTTCAAGAACGTTTCTGTTGAAGGCCTGGAGTCCTCTCCGGTCGCTGAAGCGCTTGCTGGGTTGCGCGCCAACGAGGCCCGCTACTACAAGAACAAGTACGACCATGCCTTCACCGTCAGCCCTGCAAGCGAGGTCCCGGAAGTCGTGGATCGGGTGAGCCGGATCCTGAAGGAAGAGCGCGACATCGTCATAGATTCCCGCCCCCTTGAGGCGACCACCTTCGAGGTTGAGGGTTTGCGGATGGATTACGTGTTCTACGAGTCCGGACTGTCCATCAATGTCATGTACAGCATCGAGGACGGCGGGAAGCGGGCGGTGGGATTCAAACTCGCTGAAGGCATGGACGTGCCGGAAGAACTGGCGTCACGCTTCAAGTTCGCCCGCCAGAAATCCAAACTGGCAGGCGTCATCCGGGGCTCGTACTTCGTGATCAAGGGCGAGTACTGA
- a CDS encoding IS110 family transposase, with protein MAKQHPKVIAGIDTHADTHHVAVISETGRHLGDKEFLAVGSGYRQIVEFITGFGPVSSIGVEGTGSYGAELARVLSREHFWVLEVMRPNRQERRLRGKSDPLDAYQAAEAALAGSRVATPKARDGAVESLRVLRAERNSAMRARVAVMAQIKSILVSAPEPIRAKYRGLSRVAMMSALEKSRPIGDPAEPPNATAIVLKRLAVRYRHLNTEVALIDTELDAILTIHAPTLRDIQGVGTDVASQLLVTVGDNSERVTSEARFAALVGVAPIPAASGKTTRHRLSRGGDRQANKAIHRVVLVRMMSDSRTKTYVARRRQEGKTTKEIMRCLKRYVAREIYDQIMHPHPAPFAGQLRALRKAKNITLQAAADDLRVWPTALSRLERGLTRDDNFHKRYESWLNDH; from the coding sequence ATGGCAAAACAACATCCGAAAGTCATCGCTGGGATCGACACGCATGCCGATACCCACCACGTCGCCGTCATCAGTGAAACAGGGCGGCATCTAGGGGACAAGGAGTTCCTTGCCGTCGGTTCCGGCTACCGGCAGATCGTGGAGTTCATCACCGGATTTGGCCCGGTCTCGTCCATCGGCGTGGAGGGCACAGGCAGTTACGGAGCGGAGCTCGCACGCGTCCTGAGTCGGGAGCACTTCTGGGTCCTGGAAGTGATGCGTCCAAACCGGCAAGAACGCCGGCTACGGGGCAAGTCTGATCCGTTGGATGCCTATCAGGCTGCGGAAGCTGCACTTGCCGGCAGCAGGGTTGCGACGCCAAAAGCCAGGGACGGGGCTGTGGAATCACTACGTGTTCTGCGCGCTGAACGAAACTCTGCCATGCGGGCAAGGGTCGCGGTCATGGCTCAGATCAAGAGCATCCTGGTCTCTGCTCCTGAGCCCATCCGGGCGAAGTACCGCGGCTTAAGCCGCGTTGCAATGATGAGCGCACTGGAGAAAAGCCGACCGATCGGTGACCCTGCCGAGCCTCCAAACGCCACCGCCATCGTTCTCAAGCGCTTGGCTGTCCGCTACCGGCACCTGAACACGGAAGTGGCCCTGATCGATACTGAACTCGACGCAATCCTCACCATTCACGCCCCTACGCTCAGGGACATTCAGGGTGTTGGCACTGACGTTGCAAGTCAGTTGCTGGTAACCGTAGGCGACAACTCCGAAAGGGTCACCTCGGAGGCAAGGTTCGCAGCCCTGGTCGGCGTTGCCCCCATCCCGGCCGCCTCAGGGAAAACCACCCGGCATCGACTTAGCCGTGGCGGAGACCGGCAAGCCAATAAAGCCATCCATCGCGTAGTGCTCGTACGGATGATGAGTGATAGCCGGACCAAAACCTACGTGGCCAGGCGCCGACAAGAAGGCAAAACCACCAAGGAAATCATGCGCTGCCTCAAACGCTACGTTGCACGTGAAATCTATGACCAGATCATGCACCCCCACCCAGCACCCTTCGCCGGGCAGCTCCGGGCCCTGCGGAAAGCCAAGAACATCACCCTCCAGGCCGCCGCTGATGACCTCCGCGTCTGGCCTACCGCACTATCCCGTCTCGAACGCGGACTCACCCGCGACGACAACTTCCACAAACGCTACGAAAGCTGGCTCAACGACCATTGA
- a CDS encoding DUF222 domain-containing protein yields the protein MERVGQFAARGAVASGDGAALSRARMRSMGAPTRLAMAYKSSTSILTPADNPRRAELLRGLDSIRSAPHSPPGPDETLDATASPAQPGTGHGHVHSEPTPPSLAGAMETLVSALDGPRGMAATEARLFGFVEASHFAGRVEEIARTVEYLQVVAAQAVERTRQEAQQAHSSAAGTRWRTGWTETATEPGTATEPGTETTTELEREPGAGTATSGPDSAAVRPAVVGPAAVGSAAVGSADAAAVVDDGYRNAAEFLRARLRIGIGEARRRLALAAQALPRAGIAGQHIPPRREILAKALESTQIPTRSATIISAALDKVQLLTDEDTLAGMEQALTTTARESDPDFVLKIAKRWTDSIDQDGPEPSEEILRQLQGTLIRKPRHGLHHLEIFATTEQYETLTTAMNTATNPRLTTGNGDTMGGPGTNSGGQAGEPAGQRHGRNGSASPDLDRRSRAQKLLDGLVGACGVALTTGKLPANGGLRPQVMVTINHHDLLQELTNTANTPVRQELTNTANTPVLQELTNTANTPTRPANTRTRPSSGAATNQPGPPRTRPSSGAATFSGPIHPNTIRKIACDADIIPVLLGTESRVLDIGRTTRIFPPHIRKAITARDQGCAFPDCTMPAPWCEAHHITYWSHGGTTGTENGTLLCSHHHHLIHKEHWTITTNTGVPWFTPPPHIDPHQTPRRNHHHTPLRT from the coding sequence ATGGAAAGGGTTGGGCAGTTCGCGGCACGTGGGGCGGTAGCCTCCGGTGACGGTGCTGCCCTCTCCCGGGCCAGGATGCGGAGCATGGGAGCACCTACCCGGCTTGCCATGGCATACAAGAGTTCGACGTCGATACTGACGCCTGCGGATAATCCCAGGCGCGCTGAGCTGCTTCGCGGGCTCGATTCGATAAGGAGTGCACCGCATTCCCCACCCGGCCCGGATGAAACCCTGGATGCCACCGCCAGTCCGGCCCAACCAGGCACCGGCCATGGACACGTGCACTCCGAGCCCACCCCGCCTTCACTAGCCGGCGCCATGGAAACCCTGGTCTCTGCTTTGGATGGCCCACGCGGGATGGCCGCCACTGAAGCCCGGCTGTTCGGGTTTGTTGAGGCATCACACTTCGCCGGGCGGGTGGAGGAGATCGCCCGGACCGTGGAGTACCTTCAGGTGGTCGCGGCCCAGGCGGTGGAACGGACCCGGCAGGAAGCCCAGCAGGCACACTCCTCCGCCGCGGGCACCAGATGGCGGACAGGCTGGACCGAAACCGCAACCGAACCCGGAACCGCAACCGAACCCGGGACGGAAACCACAACCGAACTTGAACGCGAACCCGGGGCCGGGACCGCAACCTCGGGCCCGGACTCCGCCGCCGTTCGGCCCGCCGTTGTTGGGCCTGCTGCTGTTGGGTCCGCTGCTGTTGGGTCGGCGGATGCTGCCGCGGTGGTGGATGATGGGTACCGCAACGCCGCGGAATTCCTGCGCGCCCGCCTGAGGATCGGCATCGGCGAAGCCAGGCGCCGGCTCGCCCTCGCAGCCCAAGCGCTCCCCCGCGCCGGCATCGCCGGACAACACATCCCGCCCCGCCGCGAAATCCTTGCCAAAGCCCTCGAATCCACGCAGATACCCACCCGCTCAGCGACCATCATCAGCGCCGCCCTGGACAAAGTACAGCTCCTCACCGACGAGGACACCCTCGCCGGAATGGAACAAGCCCTGACCACCACCGCCCGTGAATCCGATCCCGACTTCGTCCTCAAAATAGCCAAACGCTGGACCGACTCGATCGACCAGGACGGGCCCGAACCCAGCGAAGAAATCCTCCGCCAACTCCAAGGCACCCTCATCCGCAAACCCCGCCACGGACTGCACCACCTGGAAATCTTCGCCACCACCGAACAATACGAAACACTCACCACCGCCATGAACACCGCCACCAACCCCCGCCTCACCACCGGCAACGGCGACACCATGGGCGGGCCGGGCACGAACAGTGGCGGCCAAGCTGGTGAGCCTGCCGGTCAGCGTCATGGCCGGAACGGATCAGCCAGCCCGGACCTGGACCGCCGCTCCCGCGCCCAGAAACTCCTCGACGGCCTCGTCGGAGCCTGCGGTGTCGCCCTGACCACCGGCAAGCTGCCAGCCAACGGCGGACTCCGGCCTCAGGTCATGGTCACCATCAACCACCACGACCTCCTCCAGGAACTCACGAACACGGCCAACACCCCGGTCCGCCAGGAACTCACGAACACGGCCAACACCCCGGTCCTCCAGGAACTCACGAACACGGCCAACACCCCGACCCGCCCGGCCAACACCCGAACCCGGCCCAGCTCCGGCGCCGCCACGAATCAACCCGGCCCGCCCCGAACCCGGCCCAGCTCCGGCGCCGCCACGTTCAGCGGCCCGATCCACCCCAACACCATCCGAAAAATCGCCTGCGACGCCGACATCATCCCGGTCCTGCTCGGCACCGAATCGAGGGTCCTGGACATCGGCCGCACCACCCGGATCTTCCCACCCCACATCCGCAAAGCCATCACCGCCCGGGACCAAGGCTGCGCCTTCCCCGACTGCACCATGCCAGCACCCTGGTGCGAAGCACACCACATCACCTACTGGTCACACGGCGGCACCACAGGAACCGAAAACGGCACCCTGCTCTGCAGCCACCACCACCACCTCATCCACAAAGAACACTGGACCATCACCACCAACACCGGCGTGCCCTGGTTCACCCCACCACCACACATCGACCCCCACCAAACACCACGCCGCAACCACCACCACACACCCCTCAGAACATAA
- a CDS encoding 4-hydroxybenzoate 3-monooxygenase gives MARNIVTTQVAIMGAGPAGLMLSHLLAKQGIDSVVVEIRSREQIHQTVRAGILEHGTVNLLVDSGVSDRVLREGDRHDGIELRFNGESHRINFKELVGESVWLYPQTDVFADLAARREADGGDVRYSVTDTTVHDLEGKPKVWFTDSDGQEFEIQADFLVGADGSRSHCRFQIPEANRKWFFHEYPFAWFGILAQAPRSSDELIYANSEHGFALISQRTEAVQRMYFQCDPKENVADWDDERIWSEFRKRVNGNGFELNEGPVLEKMVLPFRSFVHTPMRYGNLFLAGDAAHTVPPTGAKGLNLAIHDVKVLFEGLDSFYSNGSTTLLDSYSDRALDRVWKAQHFSYWMTSMLHTVPGADDFDRARQLGELHSVVSSEHAKAYLAESYTGWSTSR, from the coding sequence ATGGCACGCAATATCGTCACCACACAGGTCGCCATCATGGGTGCAGGACCCGCCGGCCTCATGCTCTCCCACCTGCTGGCAAAGCAAGGCATCGACTCAGTGGTGGTGGAGATTCGCAGCCGCGAGCAAATCCACCAAACTGTTCGCGCCGGCATCCTGGAGCACGGCACTGTAAACCTGCTGGTGGACTCCGGTGTCTCGGACCGGGTGCTGCGCGAAGGTGACCGGCACGATGGCATCGAGCTACGGTTTAACGGCGAAAGCCACCGCATCAACTTCAAAGAGCTGGTGGGCGAGTCTGTGTGGCTCTACCCGCAGACGGACGTTTTCGCCGACCTCGCCGCGCGTCGGGAGGCCGACGGCGGCGACGTCCGGTACAGCGTCACGGACACCACCGTTCACGATCTCGAGGGCAAGCCCAAAGTCTGGTTCACTGACTCCGACGGCCAGGAGTTCGAGATCCAGGCCGACTTCCTCGTTGGCGCCGATGGCTCACGCAGCCACTGCCGCTTCCAGATCCCCGAAGCCAACCGGAAGTGGTTTTTCCATGAGTACCCGTTCGCCTGGTTCGGCATCCTGGCCCAGGCACCGCGCAGCTCCGACGAGCTGATTTATGCCAACTCCGAGCACGGTTTCGCCCTGATCAGCCAGCGGACCGAGGCGGTGCAGCGCATGTACTTCCAGTGCGACCCCAAGGAAAACGTGGCCGATTGGGACGACGAACGCATCTGGTCCGAGTTCCGCAAACGCGTCAACGGCAACGGTTTCGAGCTCAACGAAGGCCCGGTCCTGGAAAAGATGGTCCTGCCGTTCCGGAGCTTCGTCCACACTCCCATGCGCTACGGCAACCTCTTCCTTGCTGGCGATGCCGCGCACACCGTCCCGCCTACCGGCGCGAAGGGCCTGAACCTGGCCATCCACGACGTCAAGGTGCTCTTCGAAGGCCTCGATTCTTTCTACTCCAACGGCTCAACCACATTGCTGGATTCCTACAGTGATCGCGCCTTGGACCGTGTGTGGAAGGCGCAGCACTTCTCCTACTGGATGACATCCATGCTGCACACCGTTCCAGGCGCCGACGATTTCGACCGGGCCCGCCAGCTCGGTGAGCTGCACTCCGTGGTTTCGTCCGAGCATGCCAAGGCGTACTTGGCTGAGTCGTACACGGGCTGGTCGACGTCGCGGTAG
- a CDS encoding IclR family transcriptional regulator → MANSASGDSVVDRVVRVIEAFPEGATSLQLTELADRSGLPLSSAHRLVRQLSGHGLLELGAGGTVRLGLRLWELVNRNSPTLALRQAAMPFMEDIQQVLNQNVNLAVLDGWEALFVERLSRRGSVANRARIAGRMPVHISSAGLALMAHQSRELQGQYLEQFQDPAGKVTSDVVRHLLAEAAQLGYAQLAGVVDPDTWGIAVPVMNGKRRTVAALGVVVPLAEMRLQALVPALQTAARGIGRQLGD, encoded by the coding sequence GTGGCCAACTCAGCATCGGGTGACTCAGTGGTAGATCGCGTAGTTCGGGTTATTGAGGCCTTTCCTGAAGGCGCGACCTCACTGCAACTGACCGAACTCGCCGACAGGTCCGGCCTCCCGTTGTCTTCCGCCCACCGGCTGGTCCGGCAACTCTCCGGGCACGGCCTACTGGAACTTGGTGCTGGCGGGACGGTTCGTCTTGGGCTGCGGCTGTGGGAGCTCGTCAATCGGAACTCGCCCACCTTGGCGCTCCGCCAGGCGGCCATGCCCTTTATGGAAGACATCCAGCAAGTCCTCAACCAGAACGTGAACCTCGCCGTGCTTGATGGATGGGAAGCCTTGTTCGTGGAGAGGCTTTCGCGCCGGGGCTCGGTTGCCAACCGCGCACGCATCGCCGGGCGCATGCCAGTCCACATTTCCTCCGCCGGGCTGGCGCTGATGGCACACCAGTCGCGCGAGTTGCAGGGGCAGTACCTCGAACAGTTCCAAGACCCGGCAGGAAAGGTGACTTCCGACGTCGTTCGGCACCTACTGGCGGAGGCCGCGCAGTTGGGCTATGCCCAGCTGGCGGGCGTCGTTGATCCTGACACCTGGGGCATTGCCGTGCCTGTGATGAACGGCAAGCGGCGCACAGTCGCGGCCCTCGGTGTGGTGGTGCCGTTGGCCGAGATGCGTCTGCAGGCCCTGGTTCCCGCGCTACAAACTGCTGCGCGGGGAATAGGCAGGCAACTGGGAGACTGA
- a CDS encoding aromatic acid/H+ symport family MFS transporter, translating to MPTTPSARRSQWPVWLCWLAMVLDGFDLVVLGTVIPTLIKTGDIGFDAVGATFAATISLVGVGLGALFIAPLSDKFGRRKLLIACVAGFSLFTIGVAFAPNVAVFSMLRLLAGLGLGACLPAALAYMNDYAPAGSAGKSTTRTMTGYHVGAVATAFLAILVVPNWRLMFIIGGVAGLALLPFLWAKLPESLPEAVPTQADQPAKAGPGVVHSTDGKQKTGFRDLIQKPYPLVAAGIGIASFMGLLLVYGLNTWLPQLMAAAGYTVSTGLTLLLVLNLGAVAGLVLAGILADRHGTKKIVLLWFGLSAVFLAVLSVKIQNEFLLNAAVFVTGIFVFSSQVLVYAWVSQLFPARLRGTALGFAAGVGRLGAIVGPAVTGTLVAANIAYPAGFYVFAAAGVLAVAALFLVPHQVKSPEGVRALDR from the coding sequence ATGCCAACGACGCCATCCGCCCGCCGCTCACAATGGCCAGTCTGGCTGTGTTGGCTAGCCATGGTCTTGGACGGCTTCGACCTCGTAGTCCTGGGGACCGTCATCCCAACGCTCATCAAGACCGGTGATATAGGCTTTGACGCCGTCGGAGCCACCTTCGCTGCCACTATCTCCTTGGTAGGAGTGGGGCTTGGGGCACTCTTTATCGCCCCGCTGTCCGATAAGTTCGGCCGACGGAAGCTCTTGATTGCCTGCGTGGCCGGCTTCTCGCTGTTCACGATTGGAGTGGCTTTCGCCCCCAACGTCGCGGTTTTCTCGATGCTTCGCCTGCTGGCCGGCCTTGGGCTGGGCGCCTGCCTTCCCGCCGCACTCGCGTACATGAACGATTACGCACCGGCGGGATCAGCCGGAAAGTCGACCACACGGACCATGACTGGCTACCACGTCGGCGCTGTGGCGACTGCGTTCCTGGCAATCCTTGTGGTCCCCAACTGGCGGCTCATGTTCATCATTGGCGGCGTTGCCGGGCTGGCGCTCCTGCCGTTCCTGTGGGCGAAACTGCCGGAGTCCCTTCCCGAAGCAGTCCCGACACAGGCGGACCAACCGGCAAAGGCGGGTCCCGGCGTCGTGCATTCCACAGACGGTAAGCAAAAGACCGGGTTCCGTGACCTCATTCAGAAGCCGTATCCGCTGGTGGCCGCGGGAATCGGCATCGCGTCGTTCATGGGGTTGTTGCTGGTTTACGGCCTGAACACGTGGCTGCCGCAGTTGATGGCGGCTGCCGGTTACACCGTGAGCACCGGCCTGACGCTGTTGCTGGTCCTCAACCTGGGCGCCGTGGCCGGGCTGGTTCTGGCCGGAATTCTTGCCGACCGGCATGGGACCAAGAAGATCGTGCTGCTGTGGTTCGGGCTTTCGGCAGTCTTCCTGGCCGTCCTCAGTGTGAAGATCCAGAATGAGTTCCTGCTCAACGCCGCGGTGTTCGTCACGGGTATCTTTGTCTTCAGCTCGCAGGTGCTGGTTTACGCCTGGGTGAGTCAGCTGTTCCCAGCAAGGCTCCGCGGAACGGCGCTTGGGTTCGCTGCCGGCGTGGGCCGCCTTGGCGCGATCGTTGGTCCGGCGGTTACGGGAACCCTGGTGGCTGCAAACATTGCCTACCCTGCCGGCTTCTACGTGTTCGCCGCAGCGGGAGTGCTGGCCGTCGCGGCGCTGTTCCTGGTGCCGCATCAGGTCAAAAGTCCTGAAGGGGTGCGGGCGTTGGATCGATAA
- a CDS encoding Hpt domain-containing protein yields MSEEAERQIPALEPCRLQALADELGDSTPALRFLSTYLSMLPGRLLRISNGLCEHDADASMDAVLSLKISSAMVGALETEDQCRAIESMIREDHFDYAVQALPALRQYTDRCYAAGPQLLGKARESLHPQPGKLGPRNS; encoded by the coding sequence ATGAGTGAAGAAGCAGAGCGTCAGATTCCGGCCCTCGAACCCTGCAGGCTGCAGGCTCTGGCCGATGAACTGGGAGACTCTACTCCGGCGTTGCGCTTCCTCTCCACCTACCTTTCGATGTTGCCGGGCAGGCTCCTGAGGATCTCCAACGGCCTCTGCGAACACGACGCAGACGCCAGCATGGATGCTGTGCTTAGCCTCAAGATCTCCTCGGCAATGGTGGGAGCGCTTGAAACCGAGGACCAATGCAGGGCGATCGAGTCCATGATCCGCGAGGACCACTTCGACTACGCTGTCCAGGCCCTTCCGGCGCTCCGGCAGTACACGGACCGTTGCTATGCGGCAGGGCCGCAGCTGTTGGGCAAGGCCCGCGAGTCGCTTCACCCGCAGCCCGGGAAGCTGGGCCCGCGCAACAGTTAG
- a CDS encoding signal peptidase I, with protein sequence MSASTSISGPALTGRRSAEALRTTAVETPEEAAATPSAFRRLAGKTMKFLGFAMLAVAALVFLFLAIGPRVLGYQTSTMLTGSMAPLINPGDVVVTVPTPITDVKVGDIITYHIPVEDQRVETHRITEMTTTADGGVAVQTKGDANNGIDPWIATLQGKTVDKQIATIPYVGNAIRALREPLVMNILMYGAPGILVLGMLASIWSKDPNKSTPEDAGQTQAASDE encoded by the coding sequence ATGAGCGCATCGACCAGCATCAGCGGACCCGCACTCACTGGCCGGCGTTCAGCGGAGGCACTCAGGACGACAGCCGTCGAGACCCCCGAGGAAGCCGCCGCGACTCCAAGCGCGTTCCGTAGGCTTGCCGGCAAGACAATGAAATTCCTCGGTTTCGCCATGTTGGCTGTCGCAGCCTTGGTTTTCCTGTTCCTGGCGATCGGGCCGCGGGTACTGGGCTATCAGACCTCTACGATGCTGACCGGGTCGATGGCGCCCTTGATCAACCCGGGAGACGTCGTCGTCACCGTTCCGACGCCGATCACGGACGTCAAGGTGGGCGACATCATCACCTACCACATCCCGGTGGAAGACCAGCGGGTGGAGACCCATCGCATCACGGAGATGACCACCACCGCCGATGGTGGCGTGGCTGTGCAGACCAAGGGCGATGCGAATAATGGCATCGATCCCTGGATCGCCACCCTGCAGGGGAAAACGGTAGACAAGCAGATCGCCACAATCCCTTACGTCGGGAATGCAATCCGCGCCCTGCGCGAACCCCTCGTGATGAACATCCTGATGTACGGGGCGCCCGGGATTCTGGTCCTGGGGATGCTCGCCTCCATCTGGAGCAAGGACCCCAACAAGTCGACGCCGGAAGACGCCGGGCAGACACAAGCAGCCAGTGATGAGTGA